In Zobellia roscoffensis, the following are encoded in one genomic region:
- a CDS encoding right-handed parallel beta-helix repeat-containing protein, translating into MRKIIANWSVLILAIISTTSYAQQNNGEQVLFTTSISEDATPAVLARIMTADKNPISEIKFEKGTYHFYPDKAYERFTRISNHDDVMAKMALPLIGFKNLVIDGQGSTFIYHGRMIPFLIEGSENITIQNVTVDWAMSFHSEGTIVANDEKNNTFDIHFSDEYPYEIRNEQLIFLKEYYEHDLGQSILYDPERKAIAFNTEAYTSITTIRNSKVQHNFDKIEYKYKVDPRSKVEKVRGKENNLRVEELKPGTLRIYNHKKKLPPVGMIMVCKGDQSLNRLAPAFRVTGTDSFNINNVTVHHAGGMGLIAENSSDLILDGFHVKPSNGRMVSTSADATHFVGCRGKVVLKNCTFNNQLDDATNVHGTYQEIIDILGEKSIGVRIGHAQQQGFTIGKVNDTIGLVRLADSFFAYSHLTLKNIKEINGRYQIITFKEPLPENLKVGDLIENLEAYPELLVQNCDISRNRARGLLISNPKKTLIENNFFSTEMEAILVPVESSHWFESGNAANLTIRNNTFQDNQHSGHNRGVIRFVTDDDNNNIAFKNIQIIDNVFNQFDNMILEISNVDGLVFEGNKITNSGTFPMLYPENPAIRVKASKDVVFKKNEYKGKAENILEKDDSMPKLKFR; encoded by the coding sequence ATGCGAAAAATTATAGCCAATTGGTCCGTTCTTATTTTAGCCATTATTTCAACAACTAGTTACGCCCAGCAAAACAATGGCGAGCAAGTGCTTTTTACAACTTCTATTTCAGAAGATGCTACTCCTGCAGTTCTAGCGAGAATAATGACAGCCGATAAAAATCCTATTTCTGAAATAAAGTTTGAGAAAGGCACCTATCACTTTTATCCGGATAAGGCATACGAACGTTTCACTCGTATTTCTAACCATGATGATGTTATGGCAAAAATGGCACTGCCCCTTATTGGCTTTAAAAACCTGGTTATAGACGGCCAAGGTTCTACCTTTATTTACCATGGCAGAATGATTCCTTTCTTAATAGAAGGTTCTGAAAACATTACAATCCAGAATGTTACTGTAGATTGGGCTATGTCTTTTCACAGCGAGGGCACTATCGTAGCCAACGATGAAAAAAACAACACTTTTGACATCCATTTTTCGGACGAGTATCCATATGAGATCAGGAATGAACAACTCATCTTTCTAAAAGAATACTATGAGCACGACCTTGGGCAATCCATTCTTTACGACCCTGAACGAAAAGCAATTGCTTTTAATACCGAAGCTTATACTTCCATTACCACTATTAGGAATTCCAAAGTACAGCACAACTTTGATAAAATAGAATACAAATACAAAGTAGACCCACGCTCCAAAGTAGAAAAAGTTAGAGGTAAAGAAAACAATTTAAGAGTTGAGGAACTAAAACCCGGCACCCTTCGCATATACAATCACAAGAAAAAACTACCTCCAGTAGGCATGATTATGGTTTGTAAAGGAGACCAAAGCCTAAATAGGCTGGCACCTGCATTCCGTGTTACGGGGACGGATAGTTTCAATATTAATAATGTAACAGTACACCATGCGGGTGGTATGGGCCTGATTGCAGAGAACTCCTCTGATCTTATCTTAGATGGTTTTCACGTAAAACCTTCAAATGGCAGAATGGTATCTACCTCTGCGGATGCTACCCATTTTGTAGGTTGCCGTGGTAAAGTGGTATTAAAAAACTGTACGTTCAACAATCAATTGGATGATGCCACCAACGTACATGGCACTTACCAAGAGATAATTGACATTCTAGGTGAAAAAAGTATTGGGGTACGCATAGGCCACGCGCAGCAACAGGGTTTTACTATTGGAAAAGTGAATGACACTATTGGCTTGGTTCGTTTGGCAGACTCATTTTTTGCATACAGCCATCTGACACTTAAAAATATAAAAGAAATAAATGGTAGATATCAAATCATCACTTTTAAGGAACCGCTTCCCGAAAATTTAAAAGTGGGTGATTTAATAGAAAATTTAGAGGCTTACCCTGAGCTGTTGGTTCAAAACTGTGATATTAGCCGGAATAGGGCTCGTGGGTTATTAATTTCAAATCCGAAGAAAACCCTTATCGAGAATAATTTCTTCAGTACTGAAATGGAGGCTATCTTAGTACCGGTTGAGAGCAGCCATTGGTTTGAGTCTGGTAATGCTGCCAATTTAACCATTAGAAACAATACGTTTCAAGACAATCAACATAGTGGGCACAACAGAGGGGTAATTCGTTTTGTTACGGATGATGACAACAACAACATCGCCTTTAAAAATATTCAAATAATTGATAATGTATTCAATCAGTTTGACAACATGATATTGGAAATTTCGAATGTTGATGGATTAGTGTTTGAAGGAAACAAGATTACTAACTCAGGCACCTTCCCAATGTTATATCCTGAAAACCCTGCTATACGAGTGAAGGCTTCTAAAGATGTTGTTTTCAAAAAAAATGAATACAAAGGAAAAGCTGAAAACATTCTGGAGAAAGATGACTCCATGCCCAAACTAAAGTTTAGATAA
- a CDS encoding sulfatase-like hydrolase/transferase yields MSHLKAASRLLTAILFVTGFSSFAQEKPNIIYILTDDLGYGDIGAFFQNQRKENNDRSEPYTLTPHLDKMASEGAMLTHHYTAAPVCAPSRSSVLLGVSQGHANVRDGQFDKALADNNTLGNVMQRAGYKTAAIGKWGLQGSSRWSKNGDSWPAHPNNRGFDYYYGYIRHRDGHEHYPVEGVYRGKKEVYENKNEVSEGLDKCYTGDLWTAVAKKWIVEQVQEKEKQEPFFMYLAFDTPHAVLELATQAYPEGGGLNGGLQWVGKPGNMINTASGEVDSYIHPDYANITYDHDEDSSTPEVAWPDVYKRYASSTRRIDNEVGDLLQLLKDLNIDENTLVVFNSDNGPSMESYLEEEYAANFFNSFGPFDGIKRDVLEGGERTPLIARWPTKIPSGKVIASPSIAYDWLPTFTEAAGYPAPVNSDGVSLLPSLTGKGKQQESLIYVEYNQSGNTPEYEEFATNNRGRHRKQMQMMREGDIVGLRYNIQGADDDFEFYNVVEDTHQTTNLATLPNMEALQVQMKERALQVRMPDTTASRPYDNAAVPSISVHNVKNGLKWTAFADETPWLPKIDNLTPDAEGTVSLPTVEKIENKGDVFLFEGFIKVPTNGKYTFSLTSSNKAFVRIHEAAVIDAGYGYKDGSIKEGTMNLKAGYHPIRVYFKKKAGTKNNLDLQWTGPSIEKGQIPESAFYAIN; encoded by the coding sequence ATGTCACATTTAAAAGCTGCATCACGATTATTAACAGCAATTCTATTTGTAACCGGATTTTCTTCTTTTGCCCAAGAAAAACCGAATATCATCTATATCCTAACCGATGATTTGGGTTATGGAGACATAGGTGCTTTTTTTCAAAATCAAAGAAAAGAAAACAATGACCGTAGCGAACCTTATACATTAACTCCACATTTGGACAAAATGGCTTCGGAAGGCGCTATGCTTACCCATCATTACACGGCTGCACCAGTTTGTGCTCCTTCGCGTTCATCAGTTCTTTTAGGAGTTAGCCAAGGACATGCCAATGTACGAGATGGTCAGTTTGACAAGGCTCTAGCCGACAATAACACCCTTGGAAATGTAATGCAGCGCGCAGGATACAAGACAGCCGCAATTGGCAAGTGGGGTTTACAAGGGTCTAGCCGCTGGTCTAAAAATGGAGATTCTTGGCCCGCACATCCCAACAATAGAGGTTTTGATTACTACTATGGCTATATACGTCATAGGGATGGTCATGAGCATTATCCTGTTGAAGGTGTTTATCGTGGTAAAAAAGAAGTCTATGAAAATAAAAATGAGGTAAGTGAAGGTTTAGATAAGTGTTATACAGGCGATTTATGGACAGCCGTTGCTAAAAAATGGATTGTAGAACAGGTGCAGGAAAAAGAAAAGCAAGAACCTTTCTTTATGTACTTAGCTTTTGATACTCCCCATGCTGTTCTAGAACTCGCAACGCAAGCCTACCCCGAAGGAGGAGGTTTAAATGGCGGATTGCAATGGGTTGGAAAACCAGGAAATATGATTAACACAGCTTCAGGTGAAGTGGATTCATACATTCACCCAGATTACGCCAATATTACCTATGACCATGATGAAGACTCAAGTACTCCGGAAGTCGCCTGGCCAGATGTATACAAGCGATACGCAAGTAGCACACGACGGATCGATAACGAAGTGGGCGATTTACTGCAACTGTTGAAAGACCTTAATATTGACGAAAATACGTTGGTCGTTTTCAATTCGGACAACGGACCTTCTATGGAATCTTATTTGGAAGAAGAATATGCTGCCAACTTTTTCAATAGTTTCGGTCCTTTTGATGGTATTAAAAGAGATGTTCTTGAAGGTGGAGAACGCACACCGTTAATAGCACGTTGGCCAACGAAAATACCCTCTGGTAAAGTCATAGCGTCGCCAAGTATAGCTTATGATTGGTTACCTACATTTACTGAAGCAGCTGGTTATCCTGCTCCTGTTAATAGTGATGGTGTTTCGCTTCTACCTAGCCTAACCGGAAAAGGCAAACAACAGGAAAGCCTTATTTACGTAGAATACAATCAAAGCGGTAACACTCCCGAATACGAAGAATTTGCCACCAATAATCGTGGAAGACATAGAAAACAAATGCAAATGATGCGCGAAGGAGATATTGTAGGGTTACGATACAATATCCAGGGAGCAGATGATGACTTTGAATTCTATAATGTTGTGGAAGACACCCACCAAACCACAAATCTGGCTACTTTACCAAATATGGAGGCACTTCAGGTTCAAATGAAAGAACGCGCGCTTCAGGTTCGCATGCCGGATACCACGGCCTCAAGACCTTATGATAATGCTGCAGTCCCCTCAATTTCCGTACACAATGTAAAAAATGGCCTAAAATGGACTGCTTTTGCAGATGAAACACCTTGGTTGCCTAAAATTGATAATTTAACTCCTGATGCTGAAGGCACAGTTAGCTTACCTACAGTTGAAAAAATTGAAAACAAAGGCGATGTCTTTCTTTTTGAAGGCTTTATTAAAGTTCCTACCAATGGCAAGTACACCTTTTCCCTAACCTCATCCAACAAAGCCTTTGTACGCATTCACGAGGCAGCTGTGATAGATGCCGGTTACGGTTACAAAGACGGCTCTATTAAAGAAGGTACCATGAACTTAAAAGCAGGATACCATCCCATAAGAGTTTACTTCAAGAAGAAAGCAGGAACAAAGAACAATCTTGATTTACAGTGGACCGGACCATCAATTGAAAAAGGTCAAATACCTGAATCTGCATTTTACGCTATCAATTAA
- a CDS encoding sulfatase yields MKNIFFLAVLFISMFKGIAQEQPNIVLLFVDDYGWADVGFRNTKFHTPNIDQLKKDGFNFERAYIATPTCSPSRASLLTGKEPVRFQMVRHIIDSKEKAAKNNVPGGKYNLWPTDPVQMPSRNWLPLEEVTYAERLKEFGYYNMFIGKWHLGSEKYHPVHQGFDAQYGTGDHGHPGNYYAPFFKTGNPLPNFPEGTYLTDVLTDGAEKFIGDYNKEQPFMLSLWYYNVHGPHIGRNDWVERYEKEGLSGKDAQYAAMVSAMDESVGKVRKALDEKGIAENTVVILLSDQGGYFSNAPLSGGKTGGNTLGEGGARVPFIIKYPGVTMPGISCDVPVQSIDVFPTLVEIASGKKSKSKDIQGKSLMPLLQGKKFKERNLFFFRSYEDQYTAIMNGDWKMVKYHSGRHDLFNIKNDRSESRNLIDIEVDQAKKMKKQLKKWEKEAVPEF; encoded by the coding sequence ATGAAAAATATCTTCTTTTTAGCAGTTCTCTTTATCAGTATGTTTAAAGGAATAGCACAAGAACAACCTAATATTGTATTACTATTTGTAGATGATTACGGTTGGGCCGATGTGGGTTTTAGAAATACAAAGTTCCACACGCCCAATATTGACCAACTCAAAAAAGACGGTTTTAATTTTGAACGTGCCTACATTGCTACCCCAACCTGTAGCCCTAGTAGAGCTTCACTATTAACAGGTAAAGAACCAGTACGCTTTCAAATGGTACGCCATATTATTGACAGTAAAGAGAAGGCGGCGAAAAATAACGTCCCTGGTGGAAAATACAATTTATGGCCTACAGACCCTGTACAGATGCCTTCAAGAAATTGGTTGCCATTGGAGGAAGTCACCTATGCGGAGCGACTGAAAGAATTTGGTTACTACAATATGTTTATTGGTAAATGGCACCTTGGCAGTGAAAAATACCATCCGGTACATCAAGGTTTTGATGCACAATACGGCACAGGAGACCATGGCCACCCCGGAAACTACTATGCACCTTTCTTTAAAACGGGAAACCCCTTACCTAACTTTCCAGAAGGCACATACCTTACCGATGTTCTTACCGATGGCGCGGAAAAATTTATAGGCGATTATAATAAAGAACAACCCTTTATGCTATCTCTTTGGTACTATAACGTACATGGTCCGCACATTGGCCGAAACGATTGGGTCGAACGCTATGAAAAAGAGGGTCTAAGCGGTAAAGACGCACAATATGCAGCAATGGTAAGCGCCATGGATGAATCCGTAGGAAAAGTCAGAAAGGCACTTGACGAAAAGGGAATTGCAGAAAATACTGTTGTAATTTTACTATCTGACCAAGGTGGTTATTTCAGTAATGCTCCCTTATCCGGTGGAAAAACAGGTGGTAACACTTTAGGCGAAGGTGGTGCAAGAGTTCCTTTTATCATCAAGTATCCTGGAGTTACAATGCCCGGTATTTCATGTGACGTTCCCGTACAATCAATTGACGTCTTCCCTACTTTGGTAGAAATTGCATCAGGTAAAAAATCAAAGTCAAAAGATATTCAAGGCAAAAGTTTGATGCCTCTCCTACAAGGCAAGAAATTCAAAGAACGTAATCTATTTTTCTTCCGCAGTTATGAAGACCAATATACCGCCATTATGAACGGCGATTGGAAAATGGTTAAATACCACAGTGGTCGTCACGATTTGTTCAATATCAAAAACGATAGAAGCGAATCTAGAAACCTCATTGATATAGAAGTTGACCAAGCCAAGAAAATGAAGAAACAGCTTAAAAAGTGGGAGAAAGAAGCCGTTCCAGAGTTTTAA
- a CDS encoding sulfatase-like hydrolase/transferase — MKKIITTGIFIIFTCLTFAQEKPNIIWLMAEDMSIDLECYGMKGVKTPNLNKMAEEGVKFENCFVTNPICSPSRSAMLTGTHQVKINAHHHRSNRDVPLDPQFKPFTYWLREAGYTTILGHHGVMGQGRKIDANFKHEPIGPWDGKTQFGIFDKYDTFEKEDQPFFAQIQLVASHRGDWWDEVRENSKHPVNPADVELPKFMADDPVIRLDWAKYLDQIEFLDNEVGMIFQELEDKGMADNTVVIFIGDNGRCNIRGKGYLQDPGLHIPLIVYYPKDLKAGQIRKDVVSATDITATVLDFADIKVPEYMTGKPIFDKDFKRDYVYGARDLWDEIEEKSRAITSGDWKYIRNDMPEVPYDARQAYLEFYRPAVHRMRTLKAEGKLNESQKLFFAPNKDKEELYDLKNDPQELNNLAKNPKYVDVLQKMRDKTLAYDEEMRPVGSEYHPVHAISVDALKWVKEKRPEEYQKMVDGEEIGFKKAVQGYKESLK, encoded by the coding sequence ATGAAAAAAATAATAACGACTGGTATTTTTATAATCTTTACCTGTTTGACCTTCGCTCAAGAGAAGCCAAATATTATCTGGCTCATGGCCGAAGATATGAGTATTGATCTTGAGTGTTACGGTATGAAAGGTGTAAAAACTCCCAATCTGAATAAGATGGCAGAGGAAGGCGTTAAATTCGAAAACTGCTTTGTAACCAACCCTATTTGTTCCCCTAGTCGTTCTGCAATGCTTACGGGAACGCATCAGGTAAAAATAAATGCACATCATCATAGAAGCAATAGAGATGTTCCTTTAGACCCGCAGTTTAAACCTTTTACTTATTGGTTGCGAGAAGCAGGTTATACTACTATTTTAGGACATCATGGTGTCATGGGACAAGGTCGTAAAATAGATGCTAATTTTAAACATGAACCTATAGGTCCGTGGGATGGAAAAACACAGTTCGGGATTTTCGACAAGTACGATACGTTTGAGAAAGAAGACCAACCATTTTTTGCGCAAATTCAACTTGTGGCTAGTCACAGAGGCGATTGGTGGGACGAGGTTCGAGAAAATTCAAAACACCCTGTTAACCCTGCCGATGTGGAACTCCCAAAATTCATGGCCGATGACCCAGTAATTCGTTTGGACTGGGCGAAATATCTAGACCAAATAGAATTTTTGGACAATGAGGTAGGAATGATTTTTCAAGAATTGGAAGATAAGGGAATGGCCGACAATACTGTTGTTATCTTTATTGGGGATAACGGCCGGTGCAATATTCGTGGAAAAGGATATCTTCAAGACCCAGGATTGCACATTCCACTTATCGTTTATTACCCAAAAGATTTAAAAGCAGGCCAAATTAGGAAAGATGTAGTTTCTGCCACGGATATTACGGCAACAGTATTAGATTTTGCCGATATAAAAGTTCCCGAATACATGACCGGAAAACCGATTTTCGATAAGGATTTTAAACGCGATTATGTGTACGGAGCCCGTGATCTTTGGGACGAGATAGAAGAAAAATCCCGCGCTATTACCTCTGGTGATTGGAAATACATCCGTAATGATATGCCAGAAGTTCCGTATGATGCGCGTCAGGCCTATTTAGAGTTCTACCGCCCTGCAGTTCATAGAATGCGTACGCTAAAAGCAGAAGGAAAACTTAATGAAAGTCAAAAGTTATTCTTTGCCCCTAACAAGGATAAAGAAGAATTATATGACCTTAAGAACGATCCGCAAGAATTAAACAACTTAGCAAAAAACCCTAAGTATGTAGATGTATTGCAAAAGATGCGCGATAAGACTTTGGCATATGATGAAGAAATGAGACCCGTAGGCTCAGAATATCATCCTGTACATGCTATTTCTGTGGATGCCCTAAAATGGGTGAAAGAAAAAAGACCGGAAGAATACCAGAAGATGGTAGATGGTGAAGAAATAGGGTTTAAAAAAGCCGTTCAAGGGTATAAAGAAAGCCTGAAATAA
- a CDS encoding outer membrane beta-barrel protein, with protein sequence MMHCLWKTVFVNVFSFFFFSLIQAQSSDAISGKVISEGSEPLEAVAVVLLSVKDSTYVDYTVTDVHGDFKITDAQKGDYILNISSLGYISLYKNISYTGETLDFGNLTLVEDTYELEGVTLTAVVPVQIKQDTIAFSTNSFKVDPDDNLEELLNKIPGLEIDSDGKVNAQGNEVTKIMIDGKEFFGGDPSIVLKNLSADAIANVEIIDKKSDESELTGVADGNKEVVINFTLKESKKNNGFGKVSAGAGLDNRYFGNLNYNKFTSKTQFSIIGKTNNINITGSNIQDFLKNADGVDGDGDDEEEQNTAQKTKSLSGFLNTGVAGVNVGHEFKEKKSLNGDYFYNHSKNDGTSVSKRITFSNANNFDYVAENEYINTKDNHNVNLDYKNKSNPNNSLIVKGQLISDDIKSYSNRMGRYFKEEELSTKNDNLSNVDRDRKRANLGINFYQKLRKKGRSLATGLKTSFNSSAMKNDQNTLITRRVNTPKESIKELNTIRDQKLNTSIVNFNFKYTEPLGGNHYMKIESYMSNKVDRENVYQNKTTISGNNKEEILEYDYDHNENNYQTRLAHSYTTRKINTYTAMELQDVIRSFGVVNETAAVTDRLFVNPMATVQYIPKRGQKYRFNYKKNIRRPRPIESSTVVNDLNPFSIRKGNPDLVAEKMDALTLSAIIHDFKSSFSFNTRLQYQYSKDAIIKSVDVDDDYIRTLSYENNGVKRRLNATLGFSQRIKSLGIRYSFRNRNFFNANNAIINFQLNEVTSKDFLFSGTLENNNKSLVDIKAGATYSVNNTSFSIERDLDRKYTKQQYFSMLDCDLGKKVNFNTQFDYFIYTDNAFASNENIPLWNATVSYAFSKQKSHVLKLLFIDLLDKNIDIYRRSTTNYFEETTSESLGRYFIVSYMHKLNSRPRKG encoded by the coding sequence ATGATGCATTGTCTATGGAAGACTGTTTTTGTAAATGTGTTTTCCTTTTTTTTCTTTTCTTTAATACAGGCGCAATCTTCGGACGCTATTTCTGGCAAAGTAATTTCAGAGGGTTCAGAACCTTTGGAAGCTGTTGCAGTAGTATTGCTGAGTGTGAAGGATTCTACTTATGTGGATTATACCGTTACAGATGTACATGGAGATTTCAAAATTACAGATGCGCAGAAGGGAGATTACATATTGAATATTTCTTCATTGGGTTATATCTCATTATACAAGAACATTTCATACACCGGGGAAACTCTTGATTTTGGAAACTTAACTCTTGTAGAAGATACATATGAATTGGAAGGGGTTACCTTAACTGCAGTTGTGCCAGTGCAGATAAAACAGGATACTATAGCTTTCAGTACTAATTCTTTTAAAGTGGATCCAGATGATAACCTGGAAGAGTTACTAAATAAAATTCCGGGACTGGAAATAGATTCTGATGGCAAGGTAAATGCACAAGGCAACGAGGTTACCAAAATTATGATTGATGGTAAGGAATTCTTTGGTGGTGATCCATCTATAGTGCTTAAAAATTTATCTGCAGATGCCATTGCCAACGTGGAAATTATAGATAAGAAAAGCGATGAATCTGAACTAACAGGCGTTGCTGATGGAAACAAAGAAGTGGTTATAAATTTTACTTTAAAAGAATCCAAAAAAAATAATGGTTTCGGAAAGGTGTCTGCAGGAGCTGGACTTGATAATAGATATTTTGGGAATCTCAACTATAATAAATTCACTTCTAAAACACAATTTTCTATAATCGGTAAAACCAATAATATCAACATAACAGGGTCTAATATTCAAGATTTTTTAAAGAATGCAGATGGTGTTGATGGCGATGGTGATGATGAAGAAGAACAGAACACGGCCCAAAAAACAAAAAGCTTAAGCGGTTTCCTAAATACAGGAGTGGCAGGGGTAAATGTGGGGCATGAGTTTAAAGAGAAAAAGTCTTTGAACGGAGATTATTTCTATAACCATTCTAAGAATGATGGTACTTCGGTATCAAAACGAATTACTTTTTCCAACGCCAATAATTTTGATTACGTGGCCGAAAATGAATATATAAATACAAAAGATAATCACAATGTAAATCTAGATTACAAGAATAAATCCAACCCTAACAATAGTCTTATCGTTAAGGGACAATTGATTTCCGATGATATAAAAAGCTACTCTAATCGTATGGGGCGCTATTTTAAAGAGGAAGAACTCAGTACTAAAAATGATAATCTCTCTAATGTTGATCGGGATAGAAAACGCGCCAATTTGGGTATCAATTTTTATCAAAAACTAAGAAAGAAGGGCAGGAGCCTAGCTACGGGACTCAAAACTTCTTTTAATAGTTCTGCCATGAAAAACGACCAGAATACGTTAATAACCAGACGTGTAAATACGCCTAAGGAATCAATAAAAGAACTTAATACTATTCGTGATCAGAAACTGAATACTTCTATTGTAAATTTCAACTTCAAATATACCGAACCTCTTGGGGGCAATCATTACATGAAGATAGAGTCTTACATGAGCAATAAGGTAGATAGGGAAAATGTCTATCAGAATAAGACCACTATAAGTGGCAATAACAAAGAAGAGATTTTAGAATACGACTACGACCATAATGAAAATAATTACCAGACCCGTTTAGCACATAGTTATACTACAAGAAAAATCAATACCTACACCGCAATGGAATTACAAGATGTGATACGTTCATTTGGTGTGGTGAATGAGACGGCAGCAGTTACGGATCGGTTGTTCGTTAACCCCATGGCAACCGTGCAGTATATTCCTAAAAGAGGTCAGAAATATAGGTTTAATTATAAAAAGAACATCCGAAGACCACGCCCTATTGAGAGTTCTACGGTGGTTAACGATTTAAATCCTTTCTCTATACGAAAAGGGAATCCGGACCTTGTGGCTGAAAAGATGGATGCACTTACTCTCTCTGCCATAATTCATGATTTCAAATCCTCGTTTAGCTTTAATACGCGGTTACAGTATCAATATTCAAAGGATGCTATTATTAAAAGTGTTGATGTAGATGATGATTATATAAGAACGTTGAGTTATGAGAATAATGGAGTTAAGCGCAGGCTGAATGCAACTCTGGGTTTTAGTCAGAGAATAAAAAGTCTGGGCATACGCTACTCGTTTAGAAATCGCAACTTTTTTAATGCGAATAATGCTATTATCAACTTTCAGCTTAATGAGGTAACCTCCAAAGATTTTTTGTTTAGCGGAACGTTAGAGAACAATAATAAAAGCCTGGTAGATATAAAAGCTGGCGCTACTTATAGTGTGAATAATACCTCATTCTCTATAGAGCGTGATTTAGATAGAAAGTACACTAAACAACAGTATTTTTCTATGCTTGATTGTGATTTGGGGAAGAAAGTGAACTTCAATACCCAATTTGATTATTTTATTTACACGGATAATGCTTTTGCGTCTAATGAGAACATTCCGCTTTGGAACGCCACTGTATCATATGCCTTTTCAAAACAAAAAAGTCACGTTTTAAAGTTGTTGTTTATTGATTTGCTTGATAAAAATATAGATATCTACAGACGTAGTACAACCAACTATTTTGAAGAGACTACCTCCGAAAGTCTGGGGCGTTACTTTATTGTGAGTTACATGCACAAACTTAATAGTAGGCCCAGAAAAGGGTAA
- a CDS encoding arylsulfatase, with the protein MKLRFTSIFSFLFAIALFLSLGSCKEEAKTVNKNDAKKEQKPNIIYILADDLGYGDLSSYGQEKFKTPRIDELAKRGITFTQHYSGAPVCAPARSSLMTGQHTGHTPIRGNKELEGEGQTPLPGNSVTIAELMKTAGYTTGAFGKWGLGFIGSEGDPVAQGFDEFYGYNCQRMAHRYYPPHLWHNEDKILLEGNDWTKTETYAPDKIQEATLEFIEKNKEKPFFAYVPFVLPHAELISPNDSIFNKFKDSFDETPFTAENDFTSDYGPNIVHMEYAPQLKPHAAFASMVYRMDVYVGQILDKLVELGIEDNTIVMFASDNGPHAEGGADPEFFNSSGGLRGIKRDLYEGGIRSPFIVTWPNKIKAGTTSDHVSAFWDVMPTLGEITKVDVPASSDGISFLPTLLDKDNQKEHNHLYWEFPIQQGRKAVRKGDWKGVIYNFNKKPQGIFELYNLADDESETKNVANQHPEIVEEMKQIMENESEASELFPFN; encoded by the coding sequence ATGAAATTACGCTTTACATCTATCTTTTCATTTCTATTTGCCATTGCCCTATTCTTATCTTTAGGTTCTTGCAAAGAAGAAGCAAAAACGGTAAACAAAAACGACGCAAAAAAAGAACAGAAGCCCAATATTATCTATATTTTAGCCGACGACCTTGGTTATGGCGACCTAAGCTCCTATGGACAGGAAAAGTTTAAAACGCCACGTATTGATGAATTAGCAAAAAGAGGTATAACCTTTACCCAACACTACAGCGGTGCACCAGTTTGTGCGCCAGCAAGATCATCTCTCATGACGGGACAGCATACCGGTCATACCCCAATTAGAGGCAATAAAGAGCTTGAAGGCGAAGGGCAAACACCTTTACCCGGTAATTCAGTAACTATTGCCGAGTTGATGAAAACCGCAGGCTATACCACAGGAGCTTTTGGAAAATGGGGATTAGGTTTTATTGGTTCCGAAGGCGACCCTGTAGCACAAGGTTTTGATGAATTTTATGGGTACAATTGCCAGCGTATGGCCCACAGATATTACCCACCCCATTTATGGCACAATGAAGATAAGATTCTATTGGAAGGCAACGATTGGACAAAAACAGAAACGTATGCGCCAGACAAAATTCAGGAAGCCACATTAGAATTTATTGAAAAAAATAAAGAGAAGCCATTTTTTGCTTACGTACCTTTTGTACTGCCTCATGCAGAGTTAATTTCACCCAATGATTCTATCTTCAACAAGTTTAAAGATTCATTTGATGAAACTCCCTTTACCGCAGAAAACGATTTCACATCAGATTACGGTCCTAATATTGTTCACATGGAATACGCGCCACAACTTAAGCCACACGCCGCATTTGCTTCTATGGTATATCGTATGGATGTATATGTTGGCCAAATTTTGGACAAACTAGTGGAACTTGGTATTGAAGATAACACCATTGTTATGTTCGCAAGCGATAATGGACCACATGCAGAAGGCGGTGCCGATCCAGAATTTTTTAATAGTTCCGGTGGTTTAAGAGGAATTAAAAGAGACCTGTACGAAGGCGGCATACGCTCTCCGTTCATAGTAACATGGCCTAATAAAATTAAGGCCGGAACAACATCTGATCACGTTTCCGCTTTTTGGGATGTTATGCCTACGCTTGGTGAAATCACTAAGGTAGATGTTCCTGCCAGTAGTGATGGTATCTCATTTTTACCTACTCTTTTGGACAAAGACAATCAAAAAGAACATAACCACTTGTATTGGGAATTTCCAATTCAGCAAGGTCGAAAAGCCGTACGTAAAGGAGATTGGAAAGGGGTTATTTATAACTTCAATAAAAAACCACAAGGTATATTTGAGCTTTACAACTTAGCTGATGATGAATCGGAAACTAAAAACGTAGCCAACCAACACCCAGAAATAGTTGAAGAAATGAAGCAAATCATGGAAAACGAGAGTGAGGCATCAGAACTGTTCCCATTTAATTAA